A segment of the Deltaproteobacteria bacterium genome:
GTTGAATCACCTCGGCATGGAGGTCGTCTATCATCCGATCACAAGGCCTCTTCCCAAACTCTCTCCTGATTTTCGCGGTCTCATCAGCTGGTTTACAACCGTGAGTGCGATCAAAGACCCTCTTCCCTACTGCCGCTGGCTCGAAGACCAGATTCACAAGGGACAAAAAGTGGTCATCCTGGAGGAACCCGGATTTCTGAAGACCAGGGAAAGAAAAATCGATCCTGCCTGTCATCAGGCGCTTCAAACACTCGGCATTGATTATCGCGGTTTTTTTTCTGACAACCCCTTTTATTATGAGATTGTCAAAAAAGATCCTTCGATGGTCGAATTCGAGAGAAAGATCGACCTGACTGAGGGGCTTCTCTATAGCCTCATAAAGGCCGATCCCTCGGCCAAGGTGTTTCTGAAGGCAAAGCGACTCGACATGCAAGAGGGCCTCTCAGATTTAGTCGTCATCACGCCTCATGGCGGTTTTGTTCATTCTTCCTATGCCATCTATGGAAAAAAGGATCTGGGGAAACTCCACTGGCGACTCAATCCGTATCTTTTTTTTACCAAGGCGTATCAACTTGAAGGACTTCCTCGCCCTGATGTCACAACCCTCAATGGGACCCGAATCTTTTTCAGCCATATCGACGGTGACGGGATCGTGAATCTCTCGGAAATCGATCGGAAATCTTATTCGGGCGAGGTCATTTTGAATGAAGTCCTGAAAAAACGGACAACAATTCCGATCACCGCCTCTCTGATCACCGGCTATTTTGATCTCGCTGAATTCAAAAATGAGAGGGTTGCCAAACTATACGATGAGATCTTCTCGTTGCCTCATGTAGAACCTGCGGCGCATGGCTATGCCCATCCATTGAAATGGGAGGAAGGAACACTGGCGCTCAAGATTCCAGGGTATCGCTTCAGTGCGGAAAAGGAGATCCGTGGTTCAGTAGAAATGATGAATGAACTGCGAAAACCAAAACTTTTCCAATGGACCGGTGACTCCCGTCTCTCCGAAACGGAACTTTCGATTGTAAATCAATTGAACATTCAAAATATCAATGGCGGGGAACCTCGTTTCGACAAGAGATTCGATAGCTACGCCTTTCTGATACCGATCGCGGCAACGCATGGGCTGTTTCACCAGATTTACACCGCAGCCCCGAATGAAAACAATTACACCGATCTCTGGAAGGACCGGTTTTTTGGCTACCAGGAGGTGATCGAGACATTCCAGAACACCGAAAGTCCGATCCGATTGAAACCGATCAATATTTACTATCATTACTATTCAGGAGAGAAGCTTGCAGCGCTTAAGGCGCTTCAGGATGTCTATGACTATGCGCTATCGCAAGAGATCTTTGCGATGACCGCTTCCGAATATGCGCAGCTTGCCCAGGAGTTTTTTGATTTTCCGATTGAAGTCATCCCTTCCGGCTATCGGATCCGCCATGAAGGGAGATTGCGAACTGTCCGTTTTGATCGGGAGTCAAAAAATGTCGATATCGATCGTTCGCATGGAGTCCTCGGCTTCGTTCATCATCAGGGAAACTTGTATGTCCATCTCGATGAAGGGGTTTTGCATGAAATTGTTTTGATATCAGACAATCCGTCGAGGCCGTTTGTTGAGAAGGCAACCTTTTGGGTCCAAAATTTTAAGGGTGATCAGCAAAAAATCGTTTTTGGGAAGAAAGGGTGGCACCGAAGCCAAATCACCCTGGGCGGTCTTTTGCCGAATCAAGATTACCGAATCAGCTCGGGGAAAATGACACTGTCAGAGAGGACTGATTCAAAAGGGAGGTTAACCATTCTTTTCCCGGAAGCAGAGAATGAAAGAGGGTTTCAAAAAGTGGTGATCGAACATGTATCTCTCTAAAACAAAAATCGGGGCGTTCATCGTCGCCATCCTGATCCTCGGCTGGCTGCTTTATCCACGAGAACTCTTCCTCGCCTTTATTTATGAGGGATTCACAGAACTCAAACAGGCCGAAGAGTTTTATTTAACCACACTGGAGAAAAGGACTCACAACAAATTTGCGAGCCTCAGATTGGCCCAGCTTTACGAGAGGATGGGTGAGCCGGAAAAGGCAACACCGATTCTAAAAGATTTGCAGCGGTACCGAGCAAAGGATTGGGAGACAGCGGAAGTTTATTTGTCCCATTTGGAGCGAACTCACAATGAAGAGGCTCTCTACGAGGAACGATTGAGAATCGCCAATCAGTTCCAAAAAGATGCTCGTTTCCCAAAAAGAAAAGTGCAAGAGCTCCTCGACGCTGCCTACGCCCAGGCCCGGTGGCACCAAAGGTCAAAAGAGTCGCTTGAGATTCTCTCGAATTTAATCTCCTACAGCCCACAACCGAAACCGTATCAACTTGAACAGCAAGATCTGGACCGCGCCCTGAAAAGATCGGAGGAGGTGATCGCCACTCTCCAAGAAAAAATCCAAAATAATCCCGATGACAAGGCGAGCCTTGAGGAATTGATCCGTGTTTATCGAGTGATTGGTCATCATCAACAGGCAGAGGTCTTGATCCAGTCTGGACTGGCAAGATTCCCAAAAGATCTCGAGCTCCTGAAAATCGATGCCGATCTCAAGAAAGAGCGCGGACGCCACTCGGAGGCCCTCCCCCTCTATCGTGAAATCGTTGGCCTCCTCGAGGTCAAACTCGAAAAAAAGCCGGGCGATTTCGTGACAGAGAAGGAACTTATTTACCTCTACCTTTACGAACTCGAGGACGATTCTAAGCTTCATCTGTTTGAGAAATATGTCGAGTCATCGCATGATGAAACGATTGCTATCGATGTCGCCCTTCTTCTCGAAAAGAAGAATCATCCCAACGAGGCGCTGCAATGGCTGCGGAGGATGAATCAACTCTTTCCGGATAGCGATCGGATCGCCCTCAAGATCGCTTATCTCGAATCCGTCCTCGGAAATCCTGAGAAAGCGAAGGAGATCTACGAAAAACTTGCGGAGACCCATAAGAATGACCCGAAAATCCTCTCGATAATTGGAAAGGAGCTCTTTTTTCTCGGCGAGACCAAAAAATCCAAAGAGATCTTGCAGCGGGCAATTCATCTGAAACCTTCTGACTTCGAGTCCTGGTTTTGGTTCGGAGAGATCCAACATTCCGAAGGGGAGAAAAAAGGGGCGAGGGGGTCCTATCAGAAGGTTCTCGATCTGACACGAGTTCACAAAACCCCTTTGGAACAAAAAAGAATCATGCTGAAGTCGGCAGCGAGACTCTCTTTTGATGACAAAATAAAGGCAAGGTATCGCCAACTGATCAGAGAACACCCAGATTCCAGCGCGCTCGTAACCGATTTTCTAGAACTCTTAATTGAAAATCGCCAGTGGGAAGAGGCGATACCGATTCTCGAGGAATTCAAAAAAAGAAAACCGAAAAACTGGGCCTCCCGTCGCGATCTCGCGAATGCCTACGTCGAATCGAGACGGTGGGTATTAGGCATCTATGAGTATGAGGAGATTTCACAGGCAACAAACGCCGCTGACATCTCCTTGCGCCTCAAGGAACTCCACGAAAAATACGACACGCGAGTCGGTCCGACCTTTCAATGGCTCGACCTTGGAACGGACGACCTTATCGAATGGGGACTTGAGGCGAATGATTATCTCGACCCGGAATGGGAATTAAAGATCCAGGCAACTGCCGGTCGCTATCGATCTCCCGGCCTCAACTTCTCCGGTGTCGCCGAGCATGGACGGCTCTCACTCACAAACACTCATTTCAAAAACACGGAAATTACAGTCGGGAGTGGTTACGGTTTTAGTACCGCTCGAAAAACAGGCTCTCCGCTGGTGGAATTTGCCTATCAGTTTTCGCCTCAATTTCACCTAAAAACCGGATTTGAAATACGAGCCCTCCGGACCGATATCCCACAGGCGGTCCGTGCCGGTTCGATCCAGGATCGTGCCTTTTTTCAATATGATCTCACCCTCTGGAACCGACTGCTCTTTCTCTCAACCTACCGTTACAGCCGAAACGTCCTGCCATCCGGTTCCAGAAGTCATGAACAACTCGTCGAGCCGTCGCTCTCCTGGATCGTTTCCCACAGGCCTTACCTCTCGATCGGTTATCTCTTCAGTTTCGTTCATCTGACCGACGAGGGGGGGTATCTGAATACCGTTTCTCTGCTCCCAAAAATTCATGCGCACTATTTGACGACCTCTCTGGATTATCCTGTCCATCAAGACCTCTCCCTCGAATGGGGATTTTTTATTGGCGAAGATACCGCCCGCAACCTTCATATCTGGCAGGCGGATCTTTTTGGGACACGAGCGGGATTTAAATGGGCGCCGCTTTCCTGGTTGGACGTACACTCCTCCTACGAATTCGGCCGCGAGTCGCTCCCCGGCCTGCCCGGAGAGGGGCATCGTGTCCGGACATCAATCTCCGGGCATTGGTTTTAGTCCGAAATTCGAACGGACTGTCCGATTTCATGATCCAGCTGACCAAGGAGGAAAAGGAAAGAGGATCGATCAAATGTTTATGCCACCCCCACCCAAGCAAAAAATCTCACCAACCTCCCACCGGCCTTGGTCATCACCGTCGAATACGACCCGATGCGAGATGAGGGGAGCATTTATGCTCAGAGGTTAAAGGAGGCAGGGGTACAAACAACTCATCGATTTTATCCCGGACTCATTCATGGTTTTTTTGATCTGTACACGATCGTTGATAAAGCAAACGAGGCGTGTCGGGAGATCATTGGAATAGCAAAGAAGCTACTCGGAGGCGGTCACAGTCCGTGACCGCCTCTTCCTTGGAGTCTGGAATTCGAACTGAGCGTCCGATTTTCGGACGGTTCATCACGATCAAAAAGCCTATTGTTTAATAAAACCTGTTTTTAGGGTTGGCGTCCTTCTTGCTTATTCCGAATGACGATGAGCTTTTTGCCTTCTACAGAGCATGTCGAAAAAAGGATCCTTTTGATTCGTGCTCAGAAGGTCATGCTGGATGCCGATCTTGCCCCTGTTTATGGGGTTACTACCAAAAGGCTCAGGGAACAAGTCAGACGCAATCTAGCCAGATTCCCTCAGGATTTCATGTTCCAGCTAAGCAAGGAAGAGCTTCTTGAGCTCGCCGCAAATTGCGGCCACCTTTCCAAGCTGAAATTTTCGCGTTCACTCCCTTATGCCTTTACCGAACATGGAACGATCATGCTAGCCAGCGTCCTAAACAGTAAAATCGCTGTTCAAGCTAGTGTTCAGGTTGTTCGAGCCTTCGTCCGTCTACGTGAGATCCTTTCAACCCACAAAGACTTGGCCAGGAAACTGGAAGAGCTCGAGAAGAAATACGACTCCCAATTCAGAGTCGTTTTTGATGCGATCCGGCAGCTCATGTCCCCACCTCCGACTCGATCAAAGCGAATCGGGTTTTGAGGTTCCGAAATTCGAACTGGATCTAAAACGCCACCTCGCCAAAGCTAATCGCGACCTGACTCCTCCAGGAAAAGTCCGGGTCGTCACTCGCAAGACCGATCGGAAACGAGGTCTTGAACTCGACCCCATGGCGGACAGCGATCAAGAATCCGGGGGCGACCAAAAGGTGATCGTGTCTTTCTGAGTGAGTGCCCTGATGAAATTCAGGGAGATAACTGACCTCCTCCGTGAGATAGAAGGTCTCCTCATAGAGGCGTGTCACAAGCGCCTGACGCGCAATGAGCTCATGGGACCTCTCCCCTTGTCCATTCTTGGTCGATATTTCGTACCCAACATTACCCAGCAGATGAAACCGATCATGAAACCATCGACCGATGTTGAGATTAGGACCGCCTGCTGTCACCCCTTCTCCAAGTCCCCTCGCCTCTGAACCGGTCGGAATCTTCGCCTCCAGTCCTGTCGAGAAGTTGAGAAAAGAATCCTCCTCGTGAAGCCACTGATACCGAACCCCAATCTCGGTATCGCCAATACCACCCGATGCTGCCCCGGGACCATCTTGATACGGAAACTCGACCTCCAGTTGAAGATCTTGAATAAAAGAGAATTCAATCCCGACCGGGACAACAGTCGAAGCGGTCGTGCGATCATCAAACCCCAAAAAACCAAAACCGACTTCAGTAACCAAACGACCTTTTTCAAGGACATTCGGGAGCTCTGTCCCGATCGGCTCGAGTCGATGGGCATGGATCAGAGATGGAAAAAGAACGAAAGCTAAAAAAAACAAAAGAAGTTTCTTCATGTTCGGAGGCGTCTTACGACGAAAGAGACAATCATGGCAACCCCAAATCCGGCAACAATGATCGGCCCTGTCGGCAGGTCACAAAAATAAGAGACGGCGATCCCCCCAACGCTTGTCATGAGGCCAATCAGCCAGCCAAGCAGGATACGTCCTTTCAGAGATTCGAAAAAAAGCATGCTGCAAAGGGCCGGAACGATCAGAAAGGAAAAAACGAGGAGTATCCCTCCGATCTGGACAGAACTTGTGATGACCAATCCAAAAGAAAGGTAGAAGAGGAGATCCCAGAACCAGAGTTTCATCCCCCTCCGTTCCGCCTCGACCGGATTCGTCGAGACCAGCAGAAAGCGATCTCGGAAGAGATAATGCGCCAGCCCGAGCAGGGCATAGATCATTGCGGTCTTGATAATCTGCGACCAACCGACCCAGAGGATATTCCCCGAAAGCATGTATTTGAGATGTTCCGATCCATGCGGGATCTTGTCAGCGATGAGGATGACAAGCGCCGAACTGACAGCGAAAGAGACACCAATGATCGCCTCTTGAGGGATCTTTTTCTCGCGAAAATAGGCAAAGAAGAGCGCCCCCAAAAAGGTAAACCCGAGGGCAAAAAAATAGGCGGACTGGCTTTCCGGTTCCAAACCGAACAGAAACGCCATCGTCATACCGAGCGCAGCAATCTGGGCTAATGCGATATCAATAAAAATAACGCCGCGACTGATCACATGGATCCCGAGATAGGTATGAATACCGGTCAAAACGAGGCAGGCGGCAAAAGCGGGGAAAAGAAACAGGAGTGCGTTCACAACGCCTCCTTGAATTTTTTCACGAGGAACTCAAAAAGATCTTCGTAAGATTTTGTCTCCAGGTCACCACCAACCGCAGTCGGAAGGATTAGAAATTTTGCGCCGGTTTTTTCTGAAAGTTCGCGAGCCGGCTTCGGGTCATAATAATTTTCGGCGATAATGAGCGGGATCCTCTCCTTTTGAATCAGATCGATCAGGGACAGGATATGAGACGGCGTCGGAGGAATCCCCGGTTTCGGTTCGATCAATCCGACAACCCTCAGACCGGCCCAATCAACGAAGTACGAGAAACTCTTATGGTGCGTGATCAAGGTTTTCCCACGAAGAGGGACCATCTCCCTCTCCCATTCGGCGATCTGTTTGGAAAATGAGGACTCCCACCTCTTGAAATTTTCGGCATAAATAGCGGCATTCGTCGGATCAAGTTCGCTCAGTCTGTCAGCAATCGTCTTCGCAATAATCAAACCATTCCGAGGATTCATCCAGTAATGGGGATTCCCCTCCGGATGCACATCCCCCATGGAACGATCGATCTTGCCGGTAGGGACCTCAAGGATCGGGACACCTGCTGCAGCGGTCAAGTGCCCCTTCTCCCCTCGCTGGATCTTCGGATTCCGTGATTGAACGAGGAGAACCGGCAACCAGCCAGACTCGAGATCGAGCCCAACCTCGATCAGAAGATCGGCACGATTCAGAAGCACGACATAACTCGGCTTCGGTTCGAGATAATGGGGATCCTGATCGCCGCGCACAATCGATGTCACCTCGACTAAATTCCCACCGACATTTCGAGAGAGTGCTGCCAGATCAGGAGTCGTCGTGATAACCTTCAATTGTGCCAAACCGACAGATGGCAGTGAAATAAGAGAAACAATAAATAAAAAATAAAAGGATGAAGGATTAAAAAACATGCGCGCCATGGGGACCTATATTAAATTGAAGCTGTAAAAACGCCTCGTGTTGATAGCCTCCTCCATCAGGACGAATCAGATTGTATTGGCTGCGAACCCTGAAAAATTCGGTAGGAAGAAAGGTCAGAACAGCACTACCGCTATTTTCCCTAAAACCTTCGTCCGGAAGACCGACCCGCTCATAGCGAAGACCTGTCTCCCAACGCCGTGCAAACTGGTAGAGAAGCTCGGAATAAGCCCCTCCCTCCACCTGGATTGCGGTCAGACCTTCGAGTCGCCGGATAAAATATTCGGTCTGCCATTTGAGCCCTTTTTCGAGAGATGGTTTCCATCGAAAATAAATGTCGGTCCCATAAATCTGGGTGCTATTTCCTGCCGCGGTATTGTTGAATCCAAAGATCCCTGAAAGACCATTCTGAAAGGTCAGATCTGGAGTCAAATCAACGGCATTCTTCCAATGTCCCAGATAGGCAAAATCTTCCTTTCGCGAACCGTCGAAATTGCCGGCATTCTCTCCCTGAAGAAATTCGAAGGAAAGTTCCGAAAACCACGGGGTGGGAAAAAGTACGGACGCCTCTCCCCCTAATTCTGAAAACCCTTCTGGACCGAAGAAAAACCGGTTGTTCCGTGATTGATCGACAAAGTTAAGCTGCTCAGTGTGCTGGGTATTTTGCCTTCCAAAACGAACCAGCATCTTCCCCGCCCGCATCTGAAAATTTCCGGGAAGCGATAGGGTTGTGAGTGTTGCATCTTCAACCTCGACACTATCTTCTTTAAACAAGATAAAGACATCCCCGCGTACATAGGGATCGACGACAGACTGGAGCGCCAGTTCCAATCCCTGAAGGTTCAATCCGGTTCGCGATGGATTCTCTCCCTGATCGCCGACAGGTTCATTCTGGAAATAGGCGCCGGCAACAGAACCGATGAGGCTGATATCCGGAAGAAGTTTTTGTCTTCCCTGACCGAAACCAGTTGATTCGTTCATCAAAAACAGAAACAGAAAAAAAAGACTGACACACAGATGTTTCGCGAACCCCATGAAACTGCCATTAGCTCCTGTCATGATCTCGGTCAATCTTTGATATTCTGTTGATCTTCCTGAACCTGTCGAATAGTCTAGAACCAATGGGGAAAAAAGTTCTTCTCATTGATGACGAACAAGACTTGACCGAGCTCCTGAAAACCCTTCTGGAGTTTCATGACTTGGATGCGGATACCTGCAACGATTCCCGCCAGGTGGAACAGGCCTTTCTCTCTGCCCAATACAACCTTGTCGTCACGGATCTCATGATGCCCGAGATTGATGGTTTCCAGCTGATCCAGAAAATTCGGGAAAAAGAGAATTATCGCACCGTCCCGATCATTGCCCTCTCGGCGAAAACCTTAACGGACGAGGAAAGAAAATTTTTATTAAGAAACAATATCCATTTTTCGATCAAGCCGTTTGAACCCCAGGATTTGGTGGAACAGATTTCTCAACTGCTGCAATCCTCTTAAACGATGAAGAGGTATTCTTATTTTTTTGAAATCCCGATCTTTTACCTGATCCTTGTTCTGATTAACCTCGTCTTTTTCCCCCATCTGCCCGGCTATATTGATGTCGATCCCCATCCTTATTGGCTCGGCATCCTTCTTTTTGGTTTTCGCTACGGAATCAGTGCGAGCCTTTCGGTGGGCATCCTTTCGGCAATTCTTTATTGCGGCTTTGGTTTTTTTTACATCGAACGCTATCTCCTGGAGGATGACTCTTTTTACCTTCTTCCGGCCTGTTTTATCCTGCTCGGTCTTTTTATCGGAGTCGTCACCGATCAGTCCCGGAAATTGATCTCGAAATTAGGGGGTGAAAAAGAGTCACTCCTCAAAACCATCATCTCGCTGAAGGAAGAAAATAAACTTCTTGAAGAGATCAACCAGCAGTTCGAGAAGAAGATCGTCACAAAGATGTCGACCCTCGTCACGCTTTATGAAGGGGCCAGACGGCTCGAGTCCCTGAAAAAAGACGAGCTCTATCATGCGATCCTCGATTTCATCTCCAAGACCCTCGACGTCGAAGAGATCTCCCTCTACCTGAAATCCCCCGAAGGATGGCGGCTTGAAAAGTCTCTGGGATGGAAGGAGTACCAAAAAAGACCTGCCCTTCTAAAACTAAATGAAGGGATCACAGGACTCGCCGGTTCAAAAAATCAGATCGTCACGATCCGTGACTTTGTCAGCGGCCAAAAGAAAGAAACACCAACCCTTTTGGGTGACGCCCTCGCTGCCGGCCCCTTGAGGGAAGGAGAGCAGGGAGAGGTGATCGGTGTCATCAGTATCCAAAAAATGCCCCTCACCAGTTTTAACAGCGCCTCCATGAATCTCTTTTCGTTTCTGCTGAACTGGGCCTCGCGCGCGACCGGGCGGGCCCGCTTCATCCAGGAACTTCAGGAGAGCGAGATCCTCGACCCTGAGCTTCAGATTTATTCTTATCGCTATTTCGAATCGAGACTCAAACAGGAGTTTGCGCGTTCGAAAACCTACGCACTCCCCTTGAGTGTTGGTCTTGTGCAGGCAAAAACGGAAACCTCTTTGACATCTTCCAAACGTCTTGCCCTCTGGACCGCGCTTTCGCAACTCCTGAAGGAATCGGTCCGTGAGATGGATGTCGTTTCGCATTTTGAAGGAACCGATATCCCTTTCGCGCTGATCCTCGTCACCGGAAGCCGCAAACAAACCGAGGAGATTCGCGAAAAGATCCTGAAGGGGTTTGATCGGCTTCAACTTCCCGTCACACTTCATCTGGGATTTTCCAGCTATCTCCCGGCGATGAACGAGATGAACGAACTGATCCAGAAGGCAAAAGAGGAGTTAGGTCATGTTTGAGCTTCTCCTCATGTTTCATTTGATCGTTTCCCTGATCCTCTTTTTTTTGATTCCAAAAAATCTCGTTTTGTTTTTTTTCTTTTTCCCAGGGATTGGTGCCATCGGATTGGCTGTGCTTTATTTTTTCACCAAACAGAGAATCCCGCCTGAAAAAATCATGGAGCCCGAGGAGGATTGGCTCACGTTGACAGAGCTCCCCAAACCCAAACCGATGATCTCAAAATCACGTACCGAAAGA
Coding sequences within it:
- a CDS encoding ORF6N domain-containing protein; translation: MTMSFLPSTEHVEKRILLIRAQKVMLDADLAPVYGVTTKRLREQVRRNLARFPQDFMFQLSKEELLELAANCGHLSKLKFSRSLPYAFTEHGTIMLASVLNSKIAVQASVQVVRAFVRLREILSTHKDLARKLEELEKKYDSQFRVVFDAIRQLMSPPPTRSKRIGF
- a CDS encoding transporter, whose translation is MKKLLLFFLAFVLFPSLIHAHRLEPIGTELPNVLEKGRLVTEVGFGFLGFDDRTTASTVVPVGIEFSFIQDLQLEVEFPYQDGPGAASGGIGDTEIGVRYQWLHEEDSFLNFSTGLEAKIPTGSEARGLGEGVTAGGPNLNIGRWFHDRFHLLGNVGYEISTKNGQGERSHELIARQALVTRLYEETFYLTEEVSYLPEFHQGTHSERHDHLLVAPGFLIAVRHGVEFKTSFPIGLASDDPDFSWRSQVAISFGEVAF
- a CDS encoding tetratricopeptide repeat protein, translating into MYLSKTKIGAFIVAILILGWLLYPRELFLAFIYEGFTELKQAEEFYLTTLEKRTHNKFASLRLAQLYERMGEPEKATPILKDLQRYRAKDWETAEVYLSHLERTHNEEALYEERLRIANQFQKDARFPKRKVQELLDAAYAQARWHQRSKESLEILSNLISYSPQPKPYQLEQQDLDRALKRSEEVIATLQEKIQNNPDDKASLEELIRVYRVIGHHQQAEVLIQSGLARFPKDLELLKIDADLKKERGRHSEALPLYREIVGLLEVKLEKKPGDFVTEKELIYLYLYELEDDSKLHLFEKYVESSHDETIAIDVALLLEKKNHPNEALQWLRRMNQLFPDSDRIALKIAYLESVLGNPEKAKEIYEKLAETHKNDPKILSIIGKELFFLGETKKSKEILQRAIHLKPSDFESWFWFGEIQHSEGEKKGARGSYQKVLDLTRVHKTPLEQKRIMLKSAARLSFDDKIKARYRQLIREHPDSSALVTDFLELLIENRQWEEAIPILEEFKKRKPKNWASRRDLANAYVESRRWVLGIYEYEEISQATNAADISLRLKELHEKYDTRVGPTFQWLDLGTDDLIEWGLEANDYLDPEWELKIQATAGRYRSPGLNFSGVAEHGRLSLTNTHFKNTEITVGSGYGFSTARKTGSPLVEFAYQFSPQFHLKTGFEIRALRTDIPQAVRAGSIQDRAFFQYDLTLWNRLLFLSTYRYSRNVLPSGSRSHEQLVEPSLSWIVSHRPYLSIGYLFSFVHLTDEGGYLNTVSLLPKIHAHYLTTSLDYPVHQDLSLEWGFFIGEDTARNLHIWQADLFGTRAGFKWAPLSWLDVHSSYEFGRESLPGLPGEGHRVRTSISGHWF
- a CDS encoding response regulator, with product MGKKVLLIDDEQDLTELLKTLLEFHDLDADTCNDSRQVEQAFLSAQYNLVVTDLMMPEIDGFQLIQKIREKENYRTVPIIALSAKTLTDEERKFLLRNNIHFSIKPFEPQDLVEQISQLLQSS
- a CDS encoding metal ABC transporter permease, with amino-acid sequence MNALLFLFPAFAACLVLTGIHTYLGIHVISRGVIFIDIALAQIAALGMTMAFLFGLEPESQSAYFFALGFTFLGALFFAYFREKKIPQEAIIGVSFAVSSALVILIADKIPHGSEHLKYMLSGNILWVGWSQIIKTAMIYALLGLAHYLFRDRFLLVSTNPVEAERRGMKLWFWDLLFYLSFGLVITSSVQIGGILLVFSFLIVPALCSMLFFESLKGRILLGWLIGLMTSVGGIAVSYFCDLPTGPIIVAGFGVAMIVSFVVRRLRT
- a CDS encoding zinc ABC transporter substrate-binding protein, producing the protein MARMFFNPSSFYFLFIVSLISLPSVGLAQLKVITTTPDLAALSRNVGGNLVEVTSIVRGDQDPHYLEPKPSYVVLLNRADLLIEVGLDLESGWLPVLLVQSRNPKIQRGEKGHLTAAAGVPILEVPTGKIDRSMGDVHPEGNPHYWMNPRNGLIIAKTIADRLSELDPTNAAIYAENFKRWESSFSKQIAEWEREMVPLRGKTLITHHKSFSYFVDWAGLRVVGLIEPKPGIPPTPSHILSLIDLIQKERIPLIIAENYYDPKPARELSEKTGAKFLILPTAVGGDLETKSYEDLFEFLVKKFKEAL